A DNA window from Vigna angularis cultivar LongXiaoDou No.4 chromosome 1, ASM1680809v1, whole genome shotgun sequence contains the following coding sequences:
- the LOC108340233 gene encoding GDSL esterase/lipase At1g74460, with protein MDFNLALVIVVITILGIGLDGCHSKVVQFIFGDSLSDVGNNMHLSRSLAQASLPWYGIDMGNGLPNGRFTNGRTVADIIGDRTGLPRPPAFLDPSVSGEVILENGVNYASGGGGILNETGAYFIQKFSLDKQIELFQGTQELIRGKIGKRAADKFFKEGRYVVALGSNDFINNYLMPVYRDSWTYNDETFMDYLIGTLEKQLKLLHSLGARQLVVFGLGPMGCIPLQRVLSTTGNCREKANKLALTFNKAVSELVDDLGNHFPDSTYRFGDAYDVVYDVISNPNKYGFQNSDSPCCSFWNIRPALTCVPASSLCKDRSKYVFWDEYHPTDSANELIADELIKKFGLLNSDQGGAPSPAPDAAPSPDVAPSPEDQ; from the exons ATGGACTTCAATCTTGCATTAGTTATTGTGGTAATCACCATTTTGGGAATTGGTCTTGATGGATGCCATAGCAAGGTTGTGCAGTTCATTTTTGGAGACTCACTCTCTGATGTTGGTAATAACATGCATCTCTCTAGAAGCCTTGCTCAAGCAAGCTTGCCTTGGTATGGCATAGACATGGGAAATGGGTTACCTAATGGAAGGTTCACTAATGGTCGCACAGTAGCTGACATAATAG GTGACCGTACTGGCCTCCCTAGGCCTCCTGCATTCCTGGACCCATCTGTGAGTGGAGAAGTTATACTAGAAAATGGTGTGAACTATGCTTCTGGTGGTGGCGGCATTTTGAATGAAACCGGTGCCTATTTT ATCCAAAAGTTTTCCCTGGACAAACAAATTGAGCTATTTCAGGGGACACAGGAGTTGATCAGAGGTAAAATTGGAAAAAGGGCCGCTGACAAGTTTTTCAAGGAAGGTCGTTATGTTGTTGCTTTAGGGAGCAATGATTTCATCAACAACTACTTGATGCCAGTTTACAGAGATTCATGGACATACAATGATGAGACATTCATGGACTACTTAATAGGAACACTGGAAAAACAGCTAAAG TTACTTCATAGTTTAGGAGCAAGACAGCTGGTGGTTTTCGGGTTGGGTCCAATGGGCTGCATTCCCCTTCAAAGGGTGCTCAGTACAACTGGGAATTGTCGAGAAAAGGCGAACAAGCTGGCTCTTACCTTCAACAAAGCTGTAAGCGAGTTAGTAGATGACTTGGGGAATCATTTTCCTGATTCAACCTATAGATTTGGAGATGcatatgatgttgtctatgatgtgATTAGCAATCCAAATAAGTATG GATTTCAAAACTCAGACTCACCATGCTGTTCCTTCTGGAATATTCGACCCGCCCTTACATGTGTACCTGCATCAAGTCTGTGCAAAGATAGAAGTAAATATGTCTTTTGGGATGAATACCATCCCACAGACAGTGCTAATGAGCTTATTGCAGATGAACTCATCAAGAAATTTGGACTTCTGAATTCTGATCAAGGGGGTGCACCTTCACCAGCTCCTGATGCTGCTCCATCTCCTGATGTTGCTCCATCTCCAGAAGACCAGTGA